A window of the Sneathiella sp. P13V-1 genome harbors these coding sequences:
- a CDS encoding NAD+ synthase encodes MTDKLKIALAQANPKLGDIEGNIALAKEFRSEAEAEGAELVVFPELFICGYPPEDLVLKPSFITACEKAMQDLAELTLDGGPAMLMTGPLSENGKLYNAVCLLEDGKVSATRYKNKLPNYGVFDEVRVFEPGPLPGPIPFKGVRLGVMICEDMWFPDVAECLKETGAEMLIVPNGSPFDHEKGDARLNYAVERVMETELPLVYLNQIGGQDELVFDGGSFVLNGDKSLPVQMPCWKEDLLITEWERGADGWACTTNELKDPGSAMSRIYNVMVLGLRDYVEKNRFPGVVLGLSGGIDSALSAAVAVDALGADRVHCVMMPSRYTSEESLDDARLCAEYLGVKLDTVPIEPAVEAYNGMLGDLFAGTNQDITEENIQSRIRGVTLMALSNKFGKMVLTTGNKSEMSVGYATIYGDMCGGYSVLKDLYKTLCFEASEWRNNNFESHFKGPDGLVMPKNVIVKPPTAELREDQKDEDSLPPYEVLDAILHALVEDEKSYAEIVAEGFDGPTVTRIQNLLYIAEYKRRQAPPGVKISTRNFGRDRRYPITNGFRDNR; translated from the coding sequence ATGACTGATAAATTAAAAATAGCGCTGGCGCAGGCGAACCCAAAACTTGGGGATATCGAGGGTAACATTGCCCTTGCGAAAGAGTTTCGCAGTGAAGCCGAGGCCGAAGGCGCAGAACTTGTTGTCTTTCCGGAGCTGTTTATCTGCGGCTACCCGCCGGAAGATCTCGTCCTGAAACCATCCTTCATCACAGCGTGTGAGAAGGCAATGCAGGATCTTGCGGAACTGACGTTGGATGGTGGGCCAGCCATGCTGATGACGGGTCCCCTTTCTGAGAATGGAAAGCTATATAACGCGGTTTGCCTTCTTGAAGACGGTAAAGTCAGCGCGACACGTTACAAAAACAAACTTCCCAATTATGGCGTGTTTGACGAAGTGCGCGTGTTTGAGCCGGGGCCACTTCCGGGTCCGATCCCGTTTAAAGGCGTCCGCCTTGGCGTGATGATCTGTGAAGATATGTGGTTCCCAGATGTCGCCGAATGCCTGAAAGAGACAGGCGCGGAAATGCTGATCGTGCCAAATGGCAGCCCCTTCGATCATGAAAAAGGGGATGCACGTCTGAACTACGCCGTTGAGCGTGTTATGGAAACGGAATTGCCGCTTGTGTATCTGAACCAGATCGGTGGTCAGGATGAACTTGTCTTTGACGGTGGATCTTTTGTCTTGAACGGCGACAAATCTTTACCTGTTCAGATGCCCTGCTGGAAAGAAGATCTTCTGATTACAGAGTGGGAGCGGGGAGCTGACGGCTGGGCTTGCACCACCAACGAGCTGAAAGACCCTGGCAGCGCCATGTCCCGCATTTACAATGTGATGGTTCTTGGTCTTCGCGACTATGTGGAAAAGAACCGTTTTCCCGGTGTGGTCCTTGGATTGTCCGGCGGCATTGATAGCGCGCTAAGCGCTGCGGTCGCTGTGGATGCGTTGGGGGCGGATCGCGTGCATTGCGTGATGATGCCATCACGATACACATCAGAGGAAAGCCTGGACGATGCCCGCTTGTGCGCAGAATATCTTGGCGTAAAACTGGATACGGTTCCGATTGAGCCTGCGGTTGAGGCGTATAATGGGATGCTTGGGGATTTGTTCGCCGGCACCAATCAGGATATTACGGAAGAAAACATTCAATCCCGTATCCGCGGCGTTACCTTGATGGCCCTCTCCAATAAATTCGGGAAGATGGTTTTGACCACGGGTAATAAGTCCGAAATGTCCGTGGGCTACGCCACCATTTATGGTGATATGTGCGGCGGATATTCAGTGTTGAAGGATTTGTACAAAACGCTGTGCTTTGAGGCATCTGAGTGGCGGAACAATAACTTCGAAAGTCACTTCAAAGGGCCGGATGGCCTTGTGATGCCAAAAAATGTCATTGTGAAGCCACCAACCGCGGAGCTTCGCGAAGATCAAAAAGATGAAGATAGCCTGCCGCCCTATGAGGTGCTGGATGCCATCCTTCATGCTTTGGTTGAGGATGAGAAATCCTACGCAGAAATTGTAGCAGAGGGGTTTGACGGTCCGACGGTGACACGTATTCAGAACCTGCTCTATATTGCAGAATATAAACGACGTCAGGCACCGCCCGGCGTTAAAATTTCCACCCGTAACTTCGGCCGCGATCGTCGCTATCCGATTACAAACGGGTTTAGGGACAACAGATGA
- the gltX gene encoding glutamate--tRNA ligase — MTTKFRFAPSPTGYLHVGNARLALINWLYAKKTGGIFLLRLDDTDEERSTEEFANGIQEDLKWLGLEWDELEKQSDRTAAYDAAFDKLKAAGRLYPCYETGDELEYKRKRQLSRRLPPVYDRSALKLTDEEKAAFEAEGRKPHWRFLLDQEVVGWNDHVRGDVEVDCASMSDPVLIRSDGRPLYHLPSVVDDIDLKITHVIRGEDHVSNTALHIQLFKALGAEKPEFAHIPLLMGPDGGPLSKRLGSLSLKDFREEGLEPMSINSLLARLGTSDNVVPQLDLAAVIEGFDIGHFSRAAAKFDPAELRNLNAKIIHDMPWDQVQDHLGLDGASEDFWMTIRGNINVVGEAALWWNVVSGDVAPVVEDQDFLSKAAELLPDGEFDDTTWKTWTTAVKDTLGVKGKALFMPLRQALTGQSHGPEMNRMIVLIGREKAVLRLAGKTA, encoded by the coding sequence ATGACAACGAAATTCAGATTTGCACCAAGCCCGACAGGTTACCTTCATGTCGGTAATGCCCGTCTTGCCCTGATTAACTGGCTTTACGCCAAAAAGACAGGCGGCATCTTTTTGCTGCGTCTCGATGACACGGACGAGGAACGATCAACCGAAGAGTTTGCCAATGGCATTCAGGAAGACCTGAAATGGTTGGGGCTTGAGTGGGATGAGCTTGAGAAGCAATCAGATCGTACCGCAGCTTATGATGCGGCGTTCGATAAGCTAAAAGCAGCAGGGCGCCTCTATCCTTGTTATGAAACTGGGGATGAGCTGGAATATAAGCGCAAACGTCAGTTATCTCGTCGCCTGCCACCGGTTTATGATCGCTCCGCCTTAAAACTCACAGATGAAGAAAAAGCAGCGTTTGAAGCGGAAGGGCGCAAACCTCACTGGCGTTTCCTGCTGGATCAGGAAGTGGTCGGTTGGAACGACCACGTGCGCGGGGATGTTGAAGTTGACTGCGCCAGCATGTCTGACCCGGTATTGATCCGTTCTGATGGGCGTCCGCTTTATCATTTGCCATCTGTTGTGGATGATATCGACCTGAAAATCACCCACGTAATTCGTGGTGAAGACCATGTCTCCAACACGGCTTTGCATATTCAATTGTTCAAGGCGTTGGGTGCGGAAAAACCGGAATTTGCTCATATCCCATTGTTAATGGGGCCGGACGGCGGGCCATTGTCCAAGCGATTAGGCAGCCTGTCACTCAAAGACTTCCGCGAAGAAGGGTTGGAGCCAATGAGCATCAACTCCTTGCTCGCTCGTCTTGGTACATCCGACAATGTGGTGCCTCAGCTGGATTTGGCGGCTGTGATCGAAGGGTTCGATATTGGGCATTTCAGCCGTGCAGCCGCGAAATTTGATCCGGCAGAACTTCGTAATTTGAACGCCAAGATCATTCACGATATGCCATGGGATCAGGTTCAGGATCATCTGGGTCTTGATGGGGCAAGTGAAGATTTCTGGATGACTATTCGTGGCAATATCAATGTGGTCGGCGAGGCTGCCCTTTGGTGGAATGTGGTCAGTGGTGACGTTGCCCCCGTTGTTGAAGATCAGGATTTCTTATCCAAGGCAGCAGAATTGCTACCAGATGGGGAATTTGATGATACGACATGGAAAACTTGGACAACTGCGGTTAAAGATACGTTAGGTGTGAAGGGTAAAGCCCTTTTTATGCCATTGCGTCAGGCACTGACTGGGCAATCCCACGGACCTGAAATGAATAGAATGATCGTGCTGATCGGGCGGGAGAAAGCCGTTCTTCGATTGGCTGGTAAAACTGCGTAA